The nucleotide sequence tccgtcatacggagtgacaaatcccagtctcgatccgtgtcaagccaacagacactttcggagatacccgtagtatacctttatagtcaccgagttatgttgtgacgtttggtacacccaaagcactcctacagtaccCGGGagctacacgatctcatggtctaaggaaaagatacttgacattggaaaagctctagcaaacgaactacacgatcttgtgctatgcttaggattgggtcttgtccatcacatcattctcctaatgatgtgatcccgttataaatgacatccaatgtccatagtcaggaaaccatgactatctgttgaacaacgagctagtcaactagaggctcactagggacatgttgtagtctatgtattcacacgtgtattacgatttccggataatacaattatagcatgaataaaagacaattatcatgaacaaggaaatataataataatccttttattattgcctctagggcatatttccaacactcaccaactggttccagcaaaaaccatGGCTATATGTAGCATCACAGTGTCCCGTTGTAGCTTTTCTCTTCGGTGAGCATAGCTTtcttccgtcgtttttcttcaaaGATGGCACATTTATGATTTTATCTTAGGAGCTATAAGGGGCATTTACTTTTATGTCATCGTATTAGAGAAAGGGCTAAGAGACGAGTAACAAAAGGGTAATATTTAGTATAAATATTTTTTTCATTTAGCTTTGAATTGTCATTTACGTCGCAAATTTTATAACCTCTCCAGGCCGTACCTTGTGAGCCTGCTTCAAATTGTTCTCTTATGATAATTTTCCTCTATATTATTTAAGGTTTACTTAGTGATAGTGTTTGGACGTAAGTACCAGGTTGAAGCCAATGTGCCCAAGGTATAGTTCCCCACTCAGGACTGCAGAGATTACCCCTTGATATTTGAAACATGGGAACTCGTACTTGAAAAAAGAAACAAGGGCATCTCGAGGAGAAATGATGGTGATAAAAAATTCTCCCTCCGATCCATTATAAGTGTCGTGGTTTAGCTCAAATGTATAATACATATATGACAACTAATTATTAGTGGAATTACCTTTCACTACCAAAAACTAGGACCAACTATAAATCCTCTTTGCCAAATATGATTTTAGCTAGATGACAAGGGCGAGGCGCCTTACCCTGCAGACTATGCAACTTTTGAATTTGGTCAACACAACATATTGTCAATAGTGAATTTCCATGAATTTTGACAGTGGCATACATCTTAATTATTATTTTAGAAGAACCTTAGTTAGTTATGTAATTATTTGACGTACTCATGTGGTACATGTGCGGACCAACATGTTCGGAATGTTTAACTAGAGAATATGTTGGATTAATTTATGTTTAGTACGGCGGGCATCCGGATCTATCGAGGACAAGGTCCACTGATGGCTACTGATGATCTCCTAACTAATTTTTTGGACATGGTCTACTGACTTTTTGGTTACTAATCGTTTTCTCCCCAGACCCGGTCTACTGACGGCTACCAATCTCATCTTCTCCACTGTTAATTTTCTATTAAAGCTATGGAGCCAAGCATATATAATAATATCAGTTTCAGGAGATAACGTGTACGATGTTATTTTCATGCACCTAGTCAACGCGCTTACACCCGATGCTCCTTTAACACATCCATAGCCTATATATGTCGACACACTAGTATCAATGATCTCACAACACCATCTATCCCGCAGCCATTTCTCTCATTAGCTTCCTTGGAGCTTGTGATCATTAGTTGATCAGATAACATAACCAATTTTCTCCCTAGCGCTAACTTCCATCCCCCATCATATTTTCAGTTAGTACTACTAAGTCAGCAAGCTAGTAGATTCATATTTAATCCATGGAGACCAAAACTCTTATTCTGATCACCGTGGCCATGACCATGCTTGGGATGGCACTTGGTGCCAGCCACACCGTAGGCGCACCGCACGGGTCATGGGACCTTCAGACCAACTACTCTCAGTGGGTTTCGAGAATCAGATTCACCACCGGCGATGAGCTCAAGTTCCAGTACTCCGCCGCCGTGCACAACGTGGTGGAGGTGAGCAAGACGGGGTATGACTCCTGCAACGGCTCCAGCCCCATAGCGACTTTCCCGAGTGGTAATGATGTTGTTCCGCTTGCCACCGTCGGGACCCGGTATTTCATCTGCGGCGTCTCTAGGCATTGCGACGCCGGCATGAAGGTCGAGGTCAACGTCAAGTCGAAAGAAGTGCGGACTGTGCAGCGATGCCGACGGAGAGGGAACCGGCGTCGCTGCCAGTCCGAGACAGTATTAAGCTCAGCTGCGGCGGCTGGCGTCGATCAGTCCACGGTGGCCCGGCTTGGTCTGATAGTTGTTGCGGCTGGTCTTACGTTGTTCTTTTAGAGTGAACAATGATTCTGGTCCTTTTTTCCTTGTTCAGTCGTAAGAGGGTCCCTTCGTGTATTAAATTCAATTCTTTTGTTAAATGTaattgcattcattataattgaaTTTAACATATTTTCTTGCAAAACCCCAAATAATAACCAAGCGTGTAACCATGAAATAAATTTATCAAAGATGTGTTGAGTGCAACGACATTACATCCATCCATTATATACAACAGAAATTCAGGCAGAGCTAAATTCGTCTAGATAAGTAAAATGATATTTAAGGCGAAACATTGGGGTAAACACCCAGTGCAACATTTTACATTATTGGGAAATGTATGTACACACTGGTTTGAGATAAGCCTAAAAAGAAGATAAATGAAGAAAACAAACCCTAACAAACCgagccaaaaaaaagaagaaacggAAATTGCAAGACTTCAGATCGCCAAGCTTTGAAAGCATTGCCATATTTTGTTTTCATCTTGTGTCCAAAAATCTGCTCGCCAAGAAACAGAAATTACAAGAGTTCAGCTCGCCAAGCCCTTGTTCATCCTGTTACCATCAAGCTAAAATCATCAGCtcaggaccccttacccgagatctgccggattTAACCCCGCCACGGGCTACGTGGCTTTGCTCTCCAGGGAGCGACGTGGTGGCGGGTGCTGACGGTGTACCTTGGCCCTGTGGGTGGTGAGGTGCACGGTGATGGGTGATCTTGGCGTAGCAGACGACTTCGATGAAAGCTTTGCCTTGATCTGGATGTGGTGCTCCCATTCTGTCGTGATGGGGTCCCGTTAGAGTTTCCTCGATGTGGTGGGAGTTGTGGTCGAGCGAAAGCTTTGCGCTCTGGCGCCGGCGGCGACAAGGCCTGCAGGTGTTGTATCCCTCTTGGGGCATCACCTTGTACTTCTTCTTGTCATCCAACTCTTAGGGTGAAACCTTTCTTAGCTTCGGCTGATGCGGCGGTGGCGACGCTTTGGGTCGTTACCCTCCTGGGGGCATCGCCGGTGAGGGTGTCTTCTTCTTGCACGATGGTGGGTTTCATGTGCTTCTTCTCGGTTGCTAGCTCCAGGCGTTTAGGTGCACTTAGAGCGTTTTGAGTGTTCTTGGCTAGTATTATCGATTTTCTTTAGATCAGCTTATGAGGTTCTGCCATGTATCAGGTCATTTTGTTTCGGTTTGGTTGTTTATGCCTTTATCTATGAAGGGGGCGAAAGCTTGTTTCGAGAGAGAGAACGATTCGTGAAATCGGTTGTCCTTGATGGCCTATTACAATGGCGCGCATGGTGACCGATCTTGACCAAATTCAGTCGAGCAACGCCTATTACTGCCCTTCTTGTATTTGTTATCCTGCCTTCTATATAATAAAGGTATGGTACGTAATTTATGTACCATTGTGAAAAGATGATTACGTTTTATTTTCCAATTTTTACAGTGGCGTACATCTTAATAAATCAATTATCGCGCGGTAGGAATATGCACGCGCGCACCAATACGTTCATAATTTTAATCAAAGATTATGTTCAAATAATTAATGTTTAGCACGCTCGAGCACCAGATCGATAGCAGCAGCCGCCAGACCCAGTCTACTCTCGGTTATGGATCCCATCGCCACCATTATTAGATTATCATCATGGTATAATAGGCGAGCCAAGCATGCACGCACCAACATGTATTTAAATTCATCTGGGAGTACTCGTATTCATGCATCTTAGACCTACTATACCTCACCTGGTCAACACGTTCTCACCTGATGAACCTAGCTTGACCAATCCATTGCCTATATATTTTGACATAGTGGCATCAACGATCTTACAACACCTTCCATCGTGCAACCATTCTTTCTGCAACTTCCTTAGATCCTATCAAATTTCTCTCTAGTGCTAACTTCTAGCTCCGATCTTTTCAGTTAGTTAGTTGGTCGACATTTAATCCATGGGGGCTAAAGTTCTTATCTTGATCACCCTGGTCGTGGCCATGCTCGGGATGGTGCTCGGCGCCAGTCACACGGTGGGCGCGTCGGCCGGATCATGGGACCTGCAGACCAACTACACCACGTGGGCTTCGAGAACTAGGTTTACCATCGGCGATGAGCTCCAGTTTGAGTACTCCACCACCGTGCACAATGTGGTGGAGGTGAGGAAGGCTGGGTATGACGCCTGCAACAGCTCTAGCCCCATCGTGATGTTCCTGACCGGCAACGACATCGTCCCACTTGCGGCCATTGGGACGCGGTACTTCATTTGCGGCGTTCCAGGGCATTGCATCGCCGGTATGAAGGTTCAAGTCAACGTGAAGTCGAAGGCAGTGCGGACAATACAACGGTGCCGAGGGACGGGAAAGCGGTTCCGGTGCCGGTACGAGACTGTATTAAGCTCGGCCACGGTGGCTGGCATTGATCAGTCTGCGAGGGCGCGGCTAGGTCTAGCCATTGTCGTGACTAGTCTCATGTTGTTCATTTAGTGACCGACGATTGAGGTGCCTTTTCTTCTTGACGCACCGTGCATGCTTATTTGTGTATTGTAAATCGCTTCTTTTGTTAAATGTAATTTGTCCATTATAATTTGATTTAACATATCTTCTTGCAAAACCGAACTATAATCAAGTGTTTATAATCATGGAATAAATAAAGCGCAGTGCTAGGTGCCATTTGGCCGGCCCAAATTCTGGTGGGCCGCGCACTAGTCATCAGATGCAAGTTGCGTAGGCCGGCTGATTTGGCTGTTCAGCTCCTTCCTCCTCACACCTTGCGCAGCTTGCCAATGCCCCCCCCCCTCGACAACATCGCACGTCCTGTCGCGTAGGTCCGTAGCACCGCGCCACGCTGGAGAGATGCATTATCGATGGTTTCTGCCGCTCTGATGCTCGCAATAGACACTCGCACTAGTTCCAGCAAAAACTCTCTCTGGTTCCAGCATTTGCATGCGCTTGTTGTAACATCTCGCCGGCAAGTCGGTGCTCACCGTCGCTGATTCCAGCATCTATAGTCTCTAGTTCCAGCAAATGCGCGAGCCAATTCCAGCAAAAAGACTTCGCATGTGGCctgttggttccagcaaaaatgcgCAGCTCGCAGTCACCACCGTCGTAGCTACTCTGATGACTGCTTGCAGCTTTTTTGCCGACGGGTCCCAGCACCTCGCCACGTTGCTAGAAGCATGCCGCCATTCGGCGTCGGTCCGCGCCGTTGTAGCTCGCGGGAACCATGGCCGCATGGTCGCTGAGGTTTCGCAGCTTTTCTCCCGCCTCATTCGAGCATCCACACATGTCAACTCTAGCAAAAAAGATGACCGGATGCAgcatctcactactagggaaaagcctagtagtagcgctggtttttggcctatcagtagcgtgggtaggcacgctactgataaggcgctacagctaaagcttagcagtagcgccgactCTGTAGCGCCGACTGGCACGCGCTACTGATATATcttcttagtagtagcgctttccatgCCAATCGCTACTGCTAACTACTAGTAGCGCTTTCGAGAAtaaccgctactactattattccgtattccatttcttttgaattttaggtcgtattcatacacctgtatacaatttttcatacagtagcaatttagagattattttaacatcataatgagttattaaatcattaggtgaaataactttggattagtttcaagtgcatggatccaaagtaaccaatggtcactttggatccatccatttgaaactaatccgcggttctttcacccagtgacataataacttatcatcatcatcataatatcattaacaacttatcatcataatatatcattgtcatataacttctcataatcatcattttcgtccatgatgagacatcatataacaacttcgtcactagttataatgacaaactcctcctcatcatcatcatagtactcataatcactactcctactcagcatcaccatcaagtctaagacattgtagtcatatataatcaacactaactattTTTTCTTAATagttaggacctactcctctctcctagctaaaataccataaaatagataaaccggtccttcaccataatggagaatggacataaacctatctccaacttgtggcttgcgcacattcattttgtctccaattatttgcgtgtgtgcattcatcactttgctccattctttgattttgagccttccatcatttgaagaaatcgagtatgcaatatggtaagcctccgaaggagttggtcgtaagctaaccatatgcatatcaccttcggtacatagcatgtcaggcacaaccttCTTTGGGAGCCTCTTTTCAAAACcgaaatagtaacatatatagttagcaatgtagtttacttaagaataatgtatgcaatgaagttaccatcattaacaaaatcttaccaagtttttggcaatgaagttaccatcaagcaatgtatggactagtggcacgtatctagtataatttgggctgatagagtgactggttttgaaggcctcaacatcttctatgaatgagacaagataacctttctcctcacaattaagcatGGAATCATAGCTGTAGTGTGTGTTGTGTAATACCTttcgagtatttcttgaagataagaaataagatgacaattataaataaataagtttagtacggaCGAACACCAAgtatttttaaattaacaacataaattactgaacttaacaaattagtttgacaaactcacatctaggtaaaactggaggcatatccacatccacccagatgtcgacattatcatcatcatcatcataatcttcaggacgaatatcaaatcttattcgtatttcctcctcaaatccatatgccttgtaGAGAGCTTCACAATTAGAGCAACCAAAATGGGAGCGATCGACCGCATTGTAGAacttaaccagaaactcataaccatgtttagttcttaagtgagccctcatcgtctccacattctcaaagtcatctaaaccaaaaccaagcttctccaatacatatggtctagcatggcacgggatgtactagTCGAGTTgaaaaaaaatccataaattacatgttgaacaaaagaagcacaagtgatgatatttattacgatgaaatgcttgtcgttgtGTACCGTACAAACAccgaaggtctcttccagcttcacggtgaaaaacctatcattttgtaggtgaggaaacctgtcgcacacaccacggtcatcgtagcagtacccacactccgggatcccatcgtcatcagacatctcctgtgttcaaaattcaaggATTATAACTCGACAGCAAAacccaaaaaatccggcatgacctttgctaaaaagacatatcgagcacctgaaatttgccggaacggaaattaatcaacacttcggcaaaacataggccatttatcgatggtcattgcatttcagtggttcaaaatatgaaaatatcttatatataatcctaacagtaaataaactagttttattaactacttactaaataaactagttttattaactacttactaaataaagtagttttattaagcacttactataaataaactagttctattaagcacttaccaaataaactagttctattaagtacctaatataaataaactagttatattaatcacttactaaataaactattttctattaaacacttgctaaaaattctactaccctagttctaccctaaattttcttacttctattttattcaaaacacctacgatttgcaagaacagagacaagggagggagggaggagagaagaggggggggtggccgaaggaggagggggagggccggccggaagaggaggagggaggggcggtgggaggagggctgccggcggaggaggaaggagggggcggccgtaggcggagggaggagggcgcggtgggaggaggagggaggagggcgcggtgggaggaggaggagggatggaaggagggagtacctcggtggcggacggacgacggtgattatcggcgcgggcgagagtgatgggggagagtgagtgagagagaggggtcgatgagggagtcctggattagggggtccttggacagccggactatatgcttatggcagaatgttggactatgaagatacaagattgaagacttcgtcccgtgttcgggtgggactcttctttgcgtggaaggcaagcttggcgattcggatatgtagattcccttctctgtaaccgactctgtgtaaccctagccccctccagtgtctatataaaccggagggtttagtccgtaggacgacaacaatcataatcataggctagcttctagggtttagcctctacgatctcgtggtagatcaactcttgtaatactcatatcatcaagatcaatcaagcaggaagtagggtattacctccatagagagggcccgaacctgggtaaacatcgtgtcccccgcctcctgttaccattagccttagacgcacagttcgggaccccctacccgagatccgccggttttgacagcgacattggtgctttcattgagagttccactctgtcgtcaccataaggcttgatggccccttcgatcatctacaatgatgctatctagggtgaggttttcctccccagacagatcttcgtattctgcggcttcgcactgcgggtcaacttgcttggccatctggagcagatcgatagctacgcccctggctatcaggtcgggtttggatgcctgaattacactgccgacatccacgaagacttgatcttcgacggattcgagcccatgacaggtgcaccctatagtcgcgatgagcatgacttagatctgccatcgga is from Triticum aestivum cultivar Chinese Spring chromosome 1B, IWGSC CS RefSeq v2.1, whole genome shotgun sequence and encodes:
- the LOC123095138 gene encoding uclacyanin 1-like, whose translation is METKTLILITVAMTMLGMALGASHTVGAPHGSWDLQTNYSQWVSRIRFTTGDELKFQYSAAVHNVVEVSKTGYDSCNGSSPIATFPSGNDVVPLATVGTRYFICGVSRHCDAGMKVEVNVKSKEVRTVQRCRRRGNRRRCQSETVLSSAAAAGVDQSTVARLGLIVVAAGLTLFF
- the LOC123079773 gene encoding mavicyanin-like, producing MGAKVLILITLVVAMLGMVLGASHTVGASAGSWDLQTNYTTWASRTRFTIGDELQFEYSTTVHNVVEVRKAGYDACNSSSPIVMFLTGNDIVPLAAIGTRYFICGVPGHCIAGMKVQVNVKSKAVRTIQRCRGTGKRFRCRYETVLSSATVAGIDQSARARLGLAIVVTSLMLFI